A stretch of Primulina tabacum isolate GXHZ01 chromosome 13, ASM2559414v2, whole genome shotgun sequence DNA encodes these proteins:
- the LOC142523112 gene encoding U3 snoRNP-associated protein-like EMB2271: protein MKGKHLKKKKTSEQQGKFSNKKRFSVARDPFFEDSDPKRRRKFGNGGGENIESSDDEAFDSDGDRGQEEEKEEEIEETPAEKRKRLAYTILEKRRKEEEDGLEDGEEARTEREGERDSLIAKLLQQEQMEESGRLRRAIAARVQKPEPSKGFQLLVKHQQPVTAVALSEDDSRGFSASKNGAIEHWDIINGKAEKYTWPSDEVLKSHGLKDPQGRATKHSKHVLALAVSSDGRYLASGGLDRHVHLWDVRTREHIQAFPGHKGPVSCLTFRQGTSELFSGSSDRSIKIWNAEDRTYINTLFGHQSEVLTIDSLRKERVLTVGRDRTMHLWKVPEESQLIFRASASSLECCCFISNDEFLSGSDDGSIEHWNVMRKKPVHIVKNAHASATVPSFENNGLSNGHKENNALDLEKLGSTALSWVNSITVCRNSDLAASGAGNGLIRLWKIENESKGISPLFELPLVGFVNSLAFAKSGKFLIAGVGQEPRLGRWGRISAARNGVSVHPLVLS, encoded by the exons ATGAAGGGCAAACATCTCAAGAAGAAGAAAACTTCGGAACAACAGGGCAAGTTTAGCAATAAGAAGCGGTTCTCCGTTGCACGCGATCCATTTTTCGAAGATTCTGATCCGAAGCGGCGCCGTAAGTTTGGAAATGGAGGGGGCGAAAACATTGAAAGCAGCGATGATGAAGCATTCGATTCGGATGGTGATAGGGGGCAAGAGGAGGAAAAGGAAGAAGAGATAGAGGAGACGCCGGCGGAGAAGAGGAAGCGGTTGGCTTACACAATCTTGGAGAAGAggagaaaagaagaagaagatggaTTGGAGGACGGGGAGGAAGCTCGCACGGAGAGGGAGGGAGAGAGGGATTCACTTATTGCGAAGCTTTTGCAGCAAGAGCAGATGGAAGAGAGCGGGCGCCTCCGTAGAGCTATTGCAGCAAG GGTTCAAAAGCCAGAACCAAGCAAGGGATTTCAGCTTCTTGTAAAACACCAGCAACCTGTTACTGCTGTGGCTCTATCTGAGGATGACTCGAGAGGATTTTCAGCTTCCAAGAATGGTGCCATTGAACATTGGGATATCATTAATGGGAAAGCTGAAAAGTATACATGGCCTAGTGATGAAGTTCTAAAGTCTCATGGTTTAAAGGACCCACAAGGTCGAGCTACTAAGCATAGCAAGCATGTTCTAGCACTGGCTGTCAGCTCTGATGGACGGTATTTGGCTAGTGGAGGCTTAGATCGACATGTTCATCTGTGGGACGTGCGTACACGAGAGCATATCCAG GCTTTTCCGGGACACAAAGGACCTGTCTCTTGCTTAACATTTAGACAGGGGACTTCAGAACTCTTTTCAGGTTCATCAGATAGATCTATAAAGATTTGGAATGCAGAAGATAGAACTTACATAAACACATTGTTTGGACACCAAAGCGAGGTGTTAACAATTGACAGCTTGAGGAAAGAACGTGTACTGACTGTTGGACGTGACCGGACCATGCACTTGTGGAAG GTTCCAGAAGAATCACAATTAATATTTCGGGCTTCTGCATCTTCCCTTGAATGCTGCTGCTTTATTAGTAATGATGAATTCCTGTCTGGTTCCGATGATGGAAGCATCGAGCATTGGAATGTAATGCGTAAGAAGCCTGTTCATATTGTAAAAAACGCTCATGCCTCAGCGACTGTTCccagttttgaaaataatgggcTATCCAATGGCCATAAAG AAAACAATGCCCTAGATTTAGAGAAACTTGGTTCCACAGCTCTTTCTTGGGTTAACTCAATCACTGTATGCAGAAACAGTGATCTTGCTGCTTCAGGTGCTGGAAATGGTTTGATACGGCTTTGGAAAATTGAGAACGAGTCCAAAGGCATCTCTCCTTTGTTTGAGCTCCCCCTG GTCGGATTCGTAAATTCTTTGGCTTTCGCAAAATCCGGAAAATTTCTCATTGCCGGAGTTGGGCAG GAGCCGCGGTTAGGTAGGTGGGGACGTATTTCTGCCGCTAGAAATGGAGTTTCAGTACACCCGCTTGTGCTTTCATGA
- the LOC142522792 gene encoding uncharacterized protein LOC142522792, whose protein sequence is MNKKEVFKLAKGFRGRAKNCIRIARERVEKALQYSYRDRRNKKRDMRSLWIQRINAGTRQHGVNYGNFIHGLTKENIQLNRKVLSELSMHEPYSFKALVDISRNAFPGNKAALPPRKEGLAILV, encoded by the exons ATGAACAAAAAGGAGGTTTTCAAATTGGCGAAGGGTTTTAGGGGAAGAGCGAAGAACTGTATAAGGATCGCGAGAGAAAGGGTGGAGAAGGCCCTTCAGTATTCGTACAGAGACCGCCGGAACAAGAAAAGGGATATGCGGTCTCTTTGGATCCAGAGAATCAACGCTGGCACGAGACAGCACGGA GTGAACTACGGAAATTTCATCCACGGACTGACGAAGGAGAATATTCAACTGAACAGAAAAGTTTTATCGGAGCTGTCGATGCATGAGCCCTATAGCTTCAAGGCCCTTGTAGACATTTCACGCAACGCCTTTCCCGGTAACAAGGCAGCTCTGCCTCCCAGGAAAGAGGGTCTTGCTATTCTTGTCTGA
- the LOC142522791 gene encoding nuclear transcription factor Y subunit A-7-like, whose translation MTSSVHNLAENGEAEEQHKLTESQTQSSSMANGHPGIPPTMHYAATAQIGVGNVMAQTAYPYPDPYYRSPYETLPYPAQPYPSQPLVHLQLMGIQQGGVPLPTGIVEEPVFVNAKQYHGIMRRRQSRAKAESENKLLKSRKPYLHESRHLHALRRNRGTGGRFQKRNENQQNKEESSDKSKNNINLNCEKEAPNSSESAS comes from the exons ATGACCTCCTCCGTTCACAACCTTGCTG AGAATGGCGAGGCTGAGGAGCAACACAAGCTCACGGAATCCCAAACCCAATCTTCTTCCATGGCCAACGGACATCCTGGTATACCACCGACAATGCACTATGCGGCTACTGCTCAAATTGGAGTTGGAAATGTTATG GCACAGACGGCTTACCCATATCCAGATCCTTACTACAGAAGTCCCTATGAAACACTACCTTATCCAGCACAGCCTTATCCTTCACAGCCTTTG GTCCACCTTCAGTTGATGGGAATTCAGCAGGGTGGTGTTCCTTTGCCAACAGGCATAGTTGAGGAGCCTGTCTTCGTCAATGCCAAGCAATATCATGGCATCATGCGGCGTAGACAATCTCGTGCAAAGGCTGAGTCAGAAAACAAACTTTTAAAATCTAGGAAG CCATACTTGCATGAATCCAGGCATTTGCATGCGCTGAGGAGAAACAGAGGAACAGGAGGTCGTTTCCAGAAGAGGAATGAGAACCAGCAAAACAAGGAGGAATCAAGTGATAAATCAAAGAACAACATCAACCTCAACTGTGAAAAGGAAGCTCCTAATTCTTCAGAAAGTGCTTCTTGA
- the LOC142522981 gene encoding ADP-ribosylation factor GTPase-activating protein AGD12-like yields MNSHPSSLGRPSSGKRRLKDLLSQRDNRKCADCGAPDPKWASANIGVFICLKCCGVHRSLGTHISKVLSVTLDEWSDDEIDAMIEVGGNASANSIYEAYIPEGVSKPGPDSTHEERSRFIRSKYELQEFLKPSLRITSAASKKHSLQASLSRKIMDSFRTSASSQKLEGMVEFIGMLKIFVLKGTNLAVRDMLSSDPYVVLTLGQQKAQTTVIKSNLNPIWNEELMLSVPQDYGSIKLQVYDHDTFSADDIMGEAEIDIQPMITSATAFGDAGMFGNMQIGKWLKSHDNALLEDSTVNIVDGKVKQAISLKLQNVESGELELELEWISLDQ; encoded by the exons ATGAACAGCCATCCATCTTCCTTGGGACGACCATCTTCAG GTAAACGAagattgaaagatcttctgAGTCAACGTGATAACCGCAAATGTGCCGATTGTGGTGCTCCAGACCCAAAATGGGC GTCAGCAAATATTGGAGTGTTTATATGCTTGAAGTGTTGTGGAGTCCACAGAAGCCTTGGCACTCATATTTCTAAG GTTTTGTCCGTGACATTAGATGAATGGTCTGATGACGAAATTGATGCAATGATCGAGGTTGGTGGAAATGCGTCGGCAAATTCTATTTACGAGGCTTATATTCCTGAAGGAGTGTCGAAACCTGGACCTGACTCTACCCATGAAGAGCGTTCAAGATTTATCAG GTCCAAATACGAGCTTCAAGAATTTCTGAAACCAAGCCTGCGTATAACATCAGCTGCTTCCAAAAAGCATTCTTTGCAAGCAAGTTTATCCAGGAAGATCATGGATAGTTTTCGAACTTCAGCTTCATCACAAAAATTG GAAGGCATGGTGGAATTTATTGGAATGTTGAAGATTTTTGTGCTTAAAGGAACAAATTTAGCTGTCCGAGATATGCTTTCAAGTGATCCATATGTTGTCTTGACTCTTGGGCAGCAG AAAGCACAAACAACTGTGATTAAAAGCAATTTGAATCCTATCTGGAATGAGGAACTCATGCTTTCTGTTCCACAAGATTATGGTTCCATCAAGCTG CAAGTTTACGATCATGATACGTTTTCTGCGGATGATATTATGGGGGAAGCAGAGATAGATATTCAGCCAATGATAACTTCTGCAACTGCATTTGGAGATGCTGGAATGTTTGGAAACATGCAAATTGGAAAATGGCTGAAATCACACGACAATGCTTTGTTAGAAGACAGCACTGTTAATATTGTTGATGGTAAAGTGAAGCAGGCTATTTCCCTCAAGCTACAAAATGTAGAATCTGGAGAATTAGAACTTGAACTTGAGTGGATTTCTCTTGACCAATAG
- the LOC142522068 gene encoding putative mitochondrial protein AtMg00310: protein MSVFLLPVSFAEEIQRMLNSFWWGSKKNNQRYIHWLSWDRLSIRKENGGIGFRDLYGFNLAMLGRQGWSFISSPDTLASRIFKARYFPRGDFLTAQLGHNPIFVWKSIWSSRSLLQIGCRWKIGDGTKINTWNDPWLRETNNFRVQTSMISGMESLRVAELMIPGRKQWDVDLINELLNARDTCEILKIPLQENPVTDTRI, encoded by the coding sequence ATGAGTGTTTTTCTCTTGCCAGTGTCTTTTGCAGAAGAAATCCAGAGAATGTTAAACTCTTTCTGGTGGGGTTCGAAGAAAAACAACCAACGCTATATCCATTGGCTCTCATGGGATAGGCTGAGCATTAGAAAAGAGAACGGAGGAATTGGGTTCAGAGATCTCTATGGTTTCAATCTTGCAATGTTAGGGAGACAAGGCTGGTCCTTTATTTCCAGCCCAGATACACTCGCAAGTAGAATCTTCAAAGCTAGATACTTCCCTCGAGGGGACTTCCTCACAGCCCAGTTGGGCCATAATCCAATTTTTGTTTGGAAAAGTATCTGGAGCTCTCGCTCACTGTTGCAAATTGGATGCCGTTGGAAGATTGGAGATGGAACAAAAATAAATACTTGGAATGATCCTTGGCTAAGAGAGACCAACAATTTCCGGGTTCAAACTTCGATGATCTCTGGAATGGAATCTTTAAGGGTGGCTGAATTGATGATCCCAGGACGCAAGCAATGGGATGTGGATCTAATCAATGAACTGCTTAATGCAAGAGATACATGTGAAATCTTGAAAATACCGTTACAGGAGAATCCAGTGAcagatacaagaatatga